One region of Flavobacterium pisciphilum genomic DNA includes:
- a CDS encoding D-TA family PLP-dependent enzyme: MKNNWWEIKPETLIDTPFLALYTDRIQYNIEHLIESVKGDIQKLRPHIKTHKLGEILDLYKTYKIDKVKCATIAEAELCAIHNITDILLAYQPTKLKQQRWISLLQKYPNLIFSTIVDNFETANELSELGKKNNITLNIYLDINAGMDRTGVDYKSNWDHLTCEIINLSNIKFLGLHIYDGHLKGSADERIKIASDTFTQIIDKLFKLEQKLDCKLKVVAGGSNTFPFYTSQKNVECSPGTFVFWDINYQNNLPEQNFKPAAVLVGTVISKPTKNTLCIDIGYKSVASENPLDKRLTILNDDKLIPISHSEEHLVLENKGAKPYNIGDTIYAIPYHICPTCALYETVQIVNSQQEIHDQWTVLARNRKINF, translated from the coding sequence ATGAAAAATAATTGGTGGGAAATAAAACCGGAAACTCTTATTGACACTCCTTTTTTAGCACTTTATACTGATCGTATTCAATACAATATCGAGCATTTAATTGAATCTGTAAAAGGCGATATTCAAAAATTAAGACCACATATAAAGACACATAAATTAGGAGAAATTCTTGATTTGTATAAAACATATAAGATAGACAAGGTTAAATGTGCAACTATTGCTGAGGCAGAATTATGTGCGATTCATAATATTACAGATATATTATTAGCCTACCAACCAACCAAATTAAAACAACAGCGTTGGATTAGTTTATTGCAAAAATACCCTAATCTTATTTTCTCAACCATTGTTGACAATTTCGAGACAGCAAATGAATTATCAGAATTAGGTAAAAAAAACAATATAACATTAAATATTTATCTGGATATAAATGCCGGAATGGATAGAACTGGTGTAGACTATAAAAGTAATTGGGATCATTTAACTTGCGAAATAATCAATTTATCCAATATAAAATTTCTTGGATTACATATCTATGATGGTCATTTAAAAGGCTCAGCTGATGAGCGAATCAAAATAGCATCAGATACATTTACTCAAATAATTGATAAACTTTTCAAACTAGAGCAAAAACTAGATTGCAAACTAAAGGTTGTTGCTGGTGGCTCCAATACATTTCCTTTTTATACCAGTCAAAAAAATGTCGAATGCAGCCCAGGCACATTTGTATTCTGGGATATTAATTACCAAAACAATTTGCCAGAACAAAATTTCAAACCTGCAGCAGTTTTAGTTGGAACAGTTATATCTAAACCTACAAAAAACACTCTATGTATTGATATCGGATACAAATCTGTAGCATCTGAAAACCCATTAGACAAGCGTTTGACTATTTTAAATGACGACAAATTAATTCCAATATCACATTCAGAAGAACACTTAGTATTAGAGAACAAAGGAGCCAAACCATACAATATAGGAGATACTATTTATGCTATCCCTTATCATATTTGTCCAACTTGTGCGCTATACGAAACAGTTCAAATAGTAAACTCTCAGCAAGAAATTCACGATCAATGGACTGTTCTTGCCCGTAATAGAAAAATAAATTTTTAA
- a CDS encoding DeoR/GlpR family DNA-binding transcription regulator — protein sequence MNDNELVNYTKEERKAHILKEINLHTRVSFDTLSNKLFVSEDTIRRDINELESESLLIKVKGGAMTKAYHHSSVSQTYAGESKQIIGKKTVGLLHDGMVLLLGGGTTIREFIRLIPNDLNLTIFTVTVLSAVELLDKPNVKAIMIGGSISPYSQMCVSGDVYHQLSSIKVDLLILGTNALDIEGGFSDSDWDTVQVKKAMIQASRKTAILSISEKLDTVLKMKIASLSEVDYVITEIDPDHEKLKLYKQAVPGLTLI from the coding sequence ATGAATGATAATGAATTGGTTAATTATACCAAGGAAGAAAGAAAAGCTCATATTTTAAAAGAGATTAATTTACATACCCGAGTGAGTTTTGATACACTTTCTAATAAGTTGTTTGTTTCAGAAGATACTATACGAAGAGATATAAATGAACTTGAATCTGAGTCTTTATTGATAAAAGTGAAGGGTGGAGCTATGACAAAAGCATATCATCATTCTTCGGTATCACAAACTTATGCTGGTGAATCTAAGCAAATAATTGGAAAAAAAACAGTAGGATTGCTTCATGACGGGATGGTTCTGCTACTTGGTGGAGGTACTACTATTAGAGAGTTCATCCGATTAATTCCTAACGATTTAAATCTTACAATTTTTACTGTGACAGTTTTGTCTGCAGTAGAACTTTTGGATAAACCCAACGTTAAAGCTATAATGATTGGAGGTAGTATTTCTCCTTATAGTCAAATGTGTGTTAGTGGAGATGTGTATCATCAGTTATCAAGTATTAAGGTTGATTTATTAATTTTAGGAACAAATGCACTAGATATCGAGGGTGGTTTTTCAGATTCAGATTGGGACACTGTTCAGGTAAAGAAAGCAATGATTCAAGCTTCTAGAAAAACGGCTATACTTAGTATATCTGAAAAATTAGATACTGTTTTAAAGATGAAAATCGCGAGTTTATCTGAAGTTGATTATGTTATAACTGAGATAGATCCGGATCATGAAAAATTAAAACTATACAAGCAAGCCGTTCCAGGTTTGACTTTAATTTAA
- a CDS encoding bifunctional 4-hydroxy-2-oxoglutarate aldolase/2-dehydro-3-deoxy-phosphogluconate aldolase, giving the protein MYDILKTQGVLPLVTQIGIKTAEIILKSASDSGIKIIEFAARSPDAKEVFAQMINFRNTNNLNIKLAVGSILTLNDAEAYHKLGADCIVCPHTDSEIGNFCFKNNLYWIPGAATLNEIIHANKLGAEIVKLFPADKIGGPSYVKAIKAPFPNLKLMPSGGVTLEENNLKPWFKAGVVCVGIGSHLFSKEVLSQLDYDKSFAAFKNLITIVEKSRN; this is encoded by the coding sequence ATGTACGATATTTTAAAAACGCAAGGAGTACTCCCTTTAGTAACACAAATTGGGATTAAAACTGCCGAAATAATACTAAAATCCGCTTCAGATTCAGGGATTAAAATCATCGAATTTGCAGCTCGTTCACCAGATGCAAAAGAAGTTTTTGCCCAAATGATAAATTTTAGAAACACGAATAATTTAAATATTAAGTTAGCTGTAGGATCGATTTTAACTTTAAATGATGCTGAAGCATATCATAAACTAGGCGCTGATTGCATAGTATGTCCACATACAGATTCTGAAATAGGTAACTTTTGCTTTAAAAACAATCTATACTGGATTCCCGGTGCAGCTACATTAAACGAAATCATTCATGCCAACAAATTAGGAGCCGAAATTGTAAAATTATTTCCTGCCGATAAAATAGGAGGACCGAGTTACGTTAAGGCCATAAAAGCACCGTTCCCAAATTTAAAACTGATGCCTAGTGGTGGTGTAACATTAGAAGAGAATAATTTAAAACCCTGGTTTAAAGCAGGAGTTGTTTGCGTAGGGATAGGATCACATTTGTTTTCAAAAGAAGTTTTATCCCAATTAGATTATGACAAATCATTTGCAGCTTTTAAAAACTTAATCACTATAGTTGAAAAATCTAGAAACTGA
- a CDS encoding GntP family permease, with product MSIIILSACIIFLVLQITWFKINPFIAFIITSLLAGLALGLPITTLTGTVQKGLGDMLGSISLIIIFGTCIGKLTVTSGAASVIAKTVMQWTGEKYVRLGLMITGFIVGIPLFYSVGFILLVPLIFSVANQFKLPKVYIAIPMLASLSVAHGFLPPHPSPMALSNILNADIGLVLTYGIVVSIPTILIAGLLFSNTLKNIKSNDKNAIVPTEEPINLTTKPSFFTSITSSLFPVFGLTITSLLPLIWKDEQVKLVCQTIGEPSIIMLISLIICTYTLGLRTGKNMKTIMDEYAIAIKDVALIILIIGGAGSLKEIMMVSGVSQTIVDSLIKIDIHPYLLAWLIAALIRICVGSATAAGLMTAGVLLPLLKLQGLDPNLLVLSIGAGSLMCSHVNDPGFWMFKEYFGTSMKDTIKSWTVMESFVSILGIIFIFILNTFIH from the coding sequence ATGAGCATAATAATTCTTTCGGCATGCATTATTTTTTTAGTGTTACAAATAACATGGTTTAAAATCAATCCATTTATTGCCTTTATCATAACATCTTTACTGGCAGGCCTCGCATTAGGTCTGCCAATAACAACATTAACAGGGACAGTTCAAAAAGGGCTAGGCGATATGCTCGGGTCAATTTCCTTAATCATTATTTTTGGTACCTGCATTGGTAAACTTACCGTTACTTCTGGTGCAGCATCTGTAATCGCAAAAACAGTGATGCAATGGACAGGTGAGAAATATGTTCGCCTAGGCCTAATGATTACAGGATTTATAGTTGGAATACCTTTATTTTACAGCGTAGGTTTTATCCTTTTGGTACCCTTGATATTTTCTGTAGCCAATCAATTTAAATTACCCAAAGTTTATATAGCTATTCCAATGCTAGCATCACTTTCGGTAGCACATGGTTTCTTGCCTCCTCACCCCTCACCAATGGCGTTGAGCAATATATTAAATGCAGATATCGGTCTGGTTTTAACTTACGGTATCGTAGTTTCCATACCTACCATTCTTATTGCTGGTTTGTTATTCTCAAACACACTCAAGAATATTAAATCTAATGATAAGAATGCCATAGTCCCAACAGAAGAACCTATAAATTTAACAACAAAACCTAGCTTTTTTACTAGTATAACATCTTCTCTATTCCCTGTTTTTGGCTTAACAATTACCTCGTTACTTCCTTTAATTTGGAAAGACGAACAAGTAAAGTTAGTATGTCAAACAATAGGAGAGCCTAGTATTATTATGCTAATCTCATTAATAATTTGTACATATACACTAGGTCTTCGTACAGGTAAAAACATGAAAACAATCATGGATGAATATGCAATAGCCATTAAAGACGTTGCCTTGATAATACTTATAATTGGTGGAGCTGGGAGTTTAAAAGAAATAATGATGGTAAGTGGTGTTAGCCAGACTATTGTTGATTCTTTAATAAAAATAGACATCCACCCTTATTTGCTTGCTTGGCTAATTGCTGCATTAATACGAATTTGTGTTGGCTCAGCTACTGCTGCCGGTTTAATGACAGCCGGTGTATTATTACCTTTACTAAAACTACAAGGGCTAGACCCAAATTTACTAGTCCTTTCAATAGGTGCAGGTAGCCTTATGTGCTCACATGTAAATGATCCCGGATTCTGGATGTTCAAAGAATACTTTGGAACCAGTATGAAGGATACAATTAAATCGTGGACAGTAATGGAATCATTTGTATCTATTCTTGGAATTATTTTTATTTTTATATTAAACACTTTTATACATTAA
- a CDS encoding sugar kinase translates to MKTKSSQTKITTFGELLLRMGVAHGNRFTQAKEMQIHIGGAEANVCVLLSQLGIKTNYITRLPNNDLSQLALNELHKYKVGTTNCIYGGDRIGLYFIESGNQIRQSQVIYDRSNSAFATINENEINWDEVLENTTHFHWSGISPGVSNEANLVCKEAILAAHRKGITISSDFNFRTKLWQYGKKPSEIMPELLYYSTITIADLDSTEIYFNIKTDKNDSDSDRFLKTYDLLKEKMPYLDTLAMSFRKSEGQTHLYSGMLLHKGTFYESKPYLIHLVTDQIGSGDAFTAGLLYSLKNDLSGQECIDWATACGVIKQSIVGDFAITTPEEINHFIKNGSSNRINR, encoded by the coding sequence ATGAAAACGAAATCTTCACAAACAAAAATTACAACATTTGGTGAGTTATTATTGCGAATGGGTGTAGCTCATGGCAATCGATTTACACAAGCCAAAGAAATGCAGATTCACATAGGTGGAGCTGAAGCAAATGTTTGTGTATTACTTTCACAATTAGGTATAAAGACCAATTATATTACTCGCCTACCTAACAACGATTTATCCCAACTCGCATTAAACGAACTCCATAAATACAAAGTAGGCACGACTAATTGCATTTATGGAGGAGATCGGATTGGCTTATATTTTATTGAATCTGGTAACCAAATACGACAATCGCAAGTAATCTATGACCGAAGCAATTCAGCATTTGCAACGATTAATGAAAATGAAATTAATTGGGATGAAGTTCTAGAGAACACAACACATTTTCATTGGTCAGGCATTAGCCCTGGTGTTTCCAACGAAGCCAATTTAGTATGTAAAGAAGCAATATTAGCTGCTCATCGCAAAGGCATAACAATATCATCTGACTTTAATTTCCGTACTAAATTATGGCAATATGGAAAAAAACCTTCAGAAATCATGCCTGAACTACTCTATTACAGCACAATTACTATTGCCGATTTAGATTCAACCGAAATATATTTCAATATCAAAACTGACAAAAATGATTCCGATTCAGATCGGTTTCTAAAAACCTATGATCTTCTAAAAGAAAAAATGCCATATCTGGATACACTAGCCATGAGTTTCAGAAAATCAGAAGGCCAAACTCATTTGTATTCAGGCATGTTACTACATAAAGGTACTTTTTACGAATCTAAACCCTACTTGATACATCTTGTAACTGATCAAATCGGATCAGGAGATGCCTTCACCGCAGGATTACTCTACAGCCTTAAAAATGATCTATCCGGGCAAGAATGCATAGATTGGGCAACAGCATGCGGAGTTATAAAACAGAGTATAGTAGGAGATTTTGCCATAACCACTCCTGAAGAAATAAACCATTTTATCAAAAATGGCTCAAGCAATAGAATTAATAGATAA
- a CDS encoding SusD/RagB family nutrient-binding outer membrane lipoprotein, with protein MKKILSIYIIGILILTISACSKDFEEINSDPNSVDKPNPNFIFSRSQLEGLNNNYFFTAILQSGQMIQHYSTYKEASGVGDKYLDNEVYYSAYFAQAYPNSINQITIVINTLKNNPNDSNKLNIARIWRAYLYHRLTDLYGDVPYSEAAKARTENIFLPKYDSQESIYKDLLKELDEAALALDASKPSFGKADFIYDGDINKWKKFSYSLMLRLGMRLSKVDPALSKTWVNKAITGGVILNTADNAIMKYTNGPNDFNRNPSAFDPIRLDYSKGSYGQTNNEGGKLSKTFIDVLKSTNDPRISVYAGVWQGTVQNTNPEVQKGFPNGLKTAPTPIEQATYSEPNQSTVLRVDSPLIILSNAETNLYLAEAALRGWYTGESDQSLYEKAVKASFLNAGIYGISYTITDATPYLTENPYMASGTFDQKMNQIHTQFWITLFVDEQEVYSNWRRTGYPILVPVNFPGNVTNGTIPRRIKYPTGEYSVNSANLAEAIKRQGSDSFTTKMWWDK; from the coding sequence ATGAAAAAGATACTATCCATATACATAATAGGCATCCTTATATTAACTATATCTGCCTGCTCAAAAGATTTTGAAGAAATCAATTCAGATCCAAACTCAGTAGACAAACCCAATCCAAATTTTATCTTTAGCAGATCCCAACTAGAAGGCTTAAATAATAATTATTTTTTCACAGCAATTCTTCAATCCGGGCAAATGATCCAGCATTATTCAACCTATAAAGAAGCTTCCGGAGTTGGAGACAAATATCTTGATAATGAAGTTTACTACTCAGCATACTTCGCACAAGCTTATCCAAATTCAATAAATCAGATAACTATTGTCATAAACACATTAAAAAACAATCCGAATGATAGCAATAAGCTAAACATTGCCAGAATCTGGAGAGCATATCTATATCATCGTCTTACAGATTTATACGGTGATGTACCCTATTCTGAAGCTGCAAAAGCAAGAACTGAAAATATTTTTCTACCTAAATATGACAGCCAAGAGTCTATATACAAAGACTTACTAAAAGAACTAGATGAGGCAGCATTAGCATTGGACGCTTCCAAACCTAGTTTTGGAAAAGCTGATTTTATTTATGATGGAGATATCAATAAATGGAAAAAATTCTCTTATTCATTAATGCTTCGTCTAGGAATGAGATTAAGCAAAGTCGACCCTGCCCTCTCTAAAACTTGGGTAAACAAAGCAATTACAGGTGGAGTAATCCTCAATACTGCAGACAATGCTATCATGAAATATACTAATGGACCTAACGATTTTAATCGCAATCCTTCTGCTTTTGACCCAATAAGACTTGATTATTCAAAAGGATCGTATGGGCAAACAAACAATGAAGGTGGAAAACTTAGCAAAACCTTTATTGACGTATTAAAATCAACCAACGACCCAAGAATTAGCGTATATGCTGGCGTTTGGCAAGGCACGGTGCAAAACACAAATCCAGAAGTCCAAAAAGGTTTTCCAAATGGGCTTAAAACAGCACCAACTCCAATTGAACAAGCTACTTACTCAGAGCCCAATCAAAGCACTGTTCTAAGAGTTGACTCTCCTCTTATTATACTTAGTAATGCTGAAACAAATTTATATCTGGCCGAAGCGGCTTTAAGAGGTTGGTATACGGGAGAAAGCGATCAGAGTTTATACGAAAAAGCCGTAAAAGCCTCTTTTCTAAATGCTGGGATTTATGGTATTTCTTACACCATAACGGATGCAACACCATACTTAACTGAAAATCCATACATGGCAAGTGGCACATTTGATCAAAAAATGAATCAAATACATACCCAATTTTGGATTACCTTATTTGTAGATGAGCAAGAAGTTTATTCAAATTGGAGAAGAACTGGCTACCCAATATTAGTTCCGGTTAATTTTCCAGGAAATGTAACAAACGGAACAATTCCTAGGCGTATCAAATACCCAACTGGCGAATATTCAGTTAATTCAGCTAACTTAGCTGAAGCCATAAAACGTCAGGGTAGCGATTCATTTACAACAAAAATGTGGTGGGATAAATAG
- a CDS encoding RidA family protein has protein sequence MDLLPQEKFETLNLTLPPAPMPLGIYKPFLIDGKYLYLSGHGPVRDDKSLIIGRIGDDMDIEEGKLAARQVGLTMLSTIVTNFDSLNAVKRVIKVLGMVNCSSDFLRHPYVINGCSELFAEVWGQENGIGVRSAVGMGSLPDNIPVEVEAIFELH, from the coding sequence ATGGATTTATTACCACAAGAAAAATTTGAGACGCTTAACCTAACGTTACCTCCAGCACCAATGCCTCTTGGAATATACAAACCATTTTTAATAGATGGCAAATACTTATACCTATCTGGACACGGACCTGTAAGAGATGATAAATCATTAATTATTGGAAGAATTGGGGACGACATGGACATTGAGGAAGGGAAATTAGCAGCAAGACAAGTAGGACTAACAATGCTATCTACTATTGTTACCAACTTTGATAGTCTTAACGCAGTAAAAAGAGTCATCAAAGTACTCGGAATGGTTAATTGTAGCTCTGATTTCTTAAGACATCCTTATGTAATCAATGGTTGCAGTGAACTATTTGCTGAAGTATGGGGACAAGAAAATGGAATTGGAGTAAGAAGTGCCGTAGGAATGGGCTCATTACCCGATAATATTCCTGTTGAAGTTGAAGCTATTTTTGAATTACACTAA
- a CDS encoding dipeptidase, with protein MFIFDAHLDLSMNAMEWNRDLRNDVTTLRHLEKGMNDKPDREKATVSFPDLRKGNIGIVVATQIARFVKPGSTIPGWNSPQQAWAQTQAQVAWYKSMEEEGEMVAITDKKSLQQQIELWNDGTSNDKKPIGYILSLEGADSIIDIPYLEKAYNYGLRAIGPAHYGPGRYANGTDSTGKMGANGIELLKEMERLNIILDATHLCDDAFWQALENFNGPIWASHNNCRSLVDHNRQYSDEQIKELISRGAVIGGALDAWMLVPNWQRGISTPLSMQCNLETAFKHMDHICQIAGNADHIGIGSDLDGAFGTEQTPYDLDTIADLQKLVFIFRSHGYAEEDLKKIFHQNWINFLMKNWS; from the coding sequence ATGTTCATATTTGATGCCCATCTTGACCTAAGCATGAATGCTATGGAATGGAACAGAGATTTAAGAAATGATGTAACTACATTACGCCATCTAGAAAAAGGGATGAATGACAAACCCGACAGAGAAAAAGCTACGGTCTCATTTCCTGATTTAAGAAAAGGGAACATTGGTATTGTGGTAGCAACTCAAATTGCACGATTTGTCAAGCCTGGCAGCACAATTCCTGGTTGGAATTCTCCACAACAAGCTTGGGCACAAACTCAAGCACAAGTGGCATGGTACAAATCCATGGAAGAAGAAGGTGAAATGGTTGCAATCACTGACAAAAAATCGCTACAGCAACAAATTGAATTATGGAATGATGGTACCTCAAATGATAAAAAACCTATAGGCTATATCTTAAGCCTAGAAGGTGCCGATTCTATCATTGACATTCCATACCTCGAAAAAGCATACAACTACGGGCTAAGAGCTATTGGCCCCGCCCATTATGGCCCAGGTCGTTATGCCAACGGAACCGATTCGACTGGAAAAATGGGAGCAAACGGAATCGAATTACTTAAAGAAATGGAACGTTTAAATATTATTTTAGACGCAACACATTTATGTGATGATGCTTTCTGGCAAGCATTAGAAAATTTCAATGGCCCTATTTGGGCAAGCCATAATAATTGCAGAAGCTTAGTTGATCATAATAGACAATATAGTGATGAACAAATAAAAGAACTTATTTCCAGAGGCGCTGTGATAGGAGGAGCATTAGATGCCTGGATGTTAGTACCTAATTGGCAAAGAGGAATTTCTACTCCACTCAGTATGCAATGCAATCTAGAAACAGCTTTCAAACACATGGATCACATCTGTCAAATAGCTGGAAATGCAGATCACATTGGTATAGGCTCAGACCTAGATGGCGCATTCGGAACTGAGCAAACACCATATGATTTGGATACCATAGCCGATTTACAAAAATTAGTTTTCATTTTTAGAAGCCATGGTTATGCAGAAGAAGATCTAAAAAAAATATTCCATCAAAACTGGATTAACTTTTTAATGAAAAATTGGTCTTAA